Proteins encoded by one window of Pelecanus crispus isolate bPelCri1 chromosome 8, bPelCri1.pri, whole genome shotgun sequence:
- the BNIP1 gene encoding vesicle transport protein SEC20 isoform X2 yields the protein MAAAACVPVRVCHQEIVKFDLEIKAAVQDIRDCPGPLSALTELNAAVKEKFRHLRGRIQELEQMAKEQDKESEKQALLREVENHKKQMLRKTTKESLAESASNITESLMGISRMMSQQVQQSEETVQTLANSSRTILEANEEFKSMSGTIQLGRKLITKYNRRELTDKLLIFLALALFLATVLYILKKRLFPFL from the exons atggcggcggccgCCTGCGTGCCGGTGCGGGTCTGCCACCAGGAGATCGTCAAGTTCGACCTGGAGATCAAGGCGGCCGTGCAG GATATCCGGGACTGCCCGGGGCCGCTCAGCGCCCTCACGGAGCTCAACGCCGCCGTGAAGGAGAAGTTCCGCCACCTCCGCGGCCGCATCCAG GAGCTCGAACAGATGGCGAAGGAGCAAGATAAAGAGTCGGAGAAACAAGCCTTACTGCGGGAAGTGGAAAACCATAAGAAACAAATGCTCAG gaagaCTACAAAGGAAAGTCTGGCAGAGAGTGCAAGTAACATCACGGAGAGCCTGATGGGCATTAGCAGGATGATGTCACAGCAAGTCCAGCAGAGTGAGGAGACTGTGCAAACCCTAG CCAATTCTTCACGAACCATCCTGGAAGCAAATGAAGAATTTAAGTCCATGTCTGGGACAATTCAGCTGGGGCGAAAGCTAATAACAAAGTACAATCGCAGGGAACTGACGGACAAGCTGCTAATCTTTCTTGCCCTTGCCTTATTCCTGGCCACAGTGCtctatattttgaaaaaaagactctttccatttttgtaa
- the BNIP1 gene encoding vesicle transport protein SEC20 isoform X1, with protein sequence MAAAACVPVRVCHQEIVKFDLEIKAAVQDIRDCPGPLSALTELNAAVKEKFRHLRGRIQELEQMAKEQDKESEKQALLREVENHKKQMLSNQAAWRKANLACKIAIDNSEKDQLLQGGDSLRQRKTTKESLAESASNITESLMGISRMMSQQVQQSEETVQTLANSSRTILEANEEFKSMSGTIQLGRKLITKYNRRELTDKLLIFLALALFLATVLYILKKRLFPFL encoded by the exons atggcggcggccgCCTGCGTGCCGGTGCGGGTCTGCCACCAGGAGATCGTCAAGTTCGACCTGGAGATCAAGGCGGCCGTGCAG GATATCCGGGACTGCCCGGGGCCGCTCAGCGCCCTCACGGAGCTCAACGCCGCCGTGAAGGAGAAGTTCCGCCACCTCCGCGGCCGCATCCAG GAGCTCGAACAGATGGCGAAGGAGCAAGATAAAGAGTCGGAGAAACAAGCCTTACTGCGGGAAGTGGAAAACCATAAGAAACAAATGCTCAG CAATCAGGCAGCTTGGAGAAAGGCAAATCTAGCTTGCAAAATCGCTATCGACAACTCTGAGAAAGATCaactgctgcagggaggagacTCCTTAAGACAAAG gaagaCTACAAAGGAAAGTCTGGCAGAGAGTGCAAGTAACATCACGGAGAGCCTGATGGGCATTAGCAGGATGATGTCACAGCAAGTCCAGCAGAGTGAGGAGACTGTGCAAACCCTAG CCAATTCTTCACGAACCATCCTGGAAGCAAATGAAGAATTTAAGTCCATGTCTGGGACAATTCAGCTGGGGCGAAAGCTAATAACAAAGTACAATCGCAGGGAACTGACGGACAAGCTGCTAATCTTTCTTGCCCTTGCCTTATTCCTGGCCACAGTGCtctatattttgaaaaaaagactctttccatttttgtaa